Proteins from one Arsenophonus apicola genomic window:
- a CDS encoding Grx4 family monothiol glutaredoxin has protein sequence MTTIEKIERQINENPILLYMKGSPKFPSCGFSAQAVQALSACGERFAYVDILQNPDIRSELPKYANWPTFPQLWIDGELIGGCDILIEMYQQGELQKLVTATADKYRTSEQPDAE, from the coding sequence ATGACGACGATAGAAAAAATTGAACGCCAGATAAATGAAAATCCCATTCTTTTATACATGAAAGGTTCACCTAAATTCCCCAGTTGTGGTTTTTCAGCCCAGGCGGTTCAAGCTCTTTCTGCTTGTGGTGAACGTTTTGCTTATGTAGATATTTTGCAAAATCCCGATATTCGCAGTGAGTTACCTAAATATGCAAACTGGCCAACATTTCCTCAGCTATGGATTGATGGTGAGCTCATTGGAGGTTGTGATATCCTTATTGAAATGTATCAGCAGGGTGAATTACAGAAATTAGTCACCGCAACCGCCGATAAATATCGCACGTCAGAACAGCCTGACGCTGAATGA
- the rnt gene encoding ribonuclease T has protein sequence MSNKKNDVNTLAKRFRGYYPVVIDVETGGFNAQQDALLEVAAMTLKMDQEGWLEIDEKRHFHVAPFVGANIEATALAFTGIDPTNPLRNAVDEYTALHAIFKMVRKGIKNNDCNRAIIVAHNANFDHSFIMAAAQRANLKRNPFHPFATFDTATLSGLVFGQTILAKACHAAGIRFDGKQAHGALYDTDRTALLFCEIVNKWKKLGGWPLTSD, from the coding sequence ATGTCTAATAAAAAAAATGATGTTAACACGCTGGCAAAGCGTTTTCGAGGGTATTATCCTGTTGTTATCGATGTAGAAACTGGTGGCTTTAATGCACAGCAAGACGCCCTATTAGAAGTTGCGGCCATGACACTAAAAATGGATCAAGAGGGTTGGTTAGAGATTGATGAAAAACGTCATTTCCATGTTGCGCCTTTTGTGGGTGCAAATATAGAAGCAACTGCACTCGCTTTTACGGGTATTGACCCAACTAATCCTTTGCGTAACGCTGTCGATGAATATACAGCTTTACATGCCATTTTTAAGATGGTTAGAAAAGGGATTAAAAATAACGATTGCAATCGTGCAATTATAGTTGCCCACAATGCCAATTTTGATCATAGTTTTATCATGGCCGCCGCTCAACGAGCCAATCTAAAACGGAATCCGTTCCACCCTTTTGCCACTTTTGATACTGCGACACTGAGTGGGCTGGTTTTTGGCCAAACAATTTTAGCTAAAGCTTGTCATGCCGCCGGGATCCGGTTTGACGGCAAACAGGCACATGGCGCACTTTACGATACCGATAGAACCGCATTATTGTTTTGTGAAATTGTCAATAAATGGAAAAAATTAGGTGGCTGGCCGCTAACATCCGATTAA
- the gloA gene encoding lactoylglutathione lyase, producing MRLLHTMLRVGSLQRSIHFYTEILGMRLLRTSENPQYKYSLAFVGYDDESKGAVIELTYNWGVEHYEMGTAFGHIALGVDNVADTCDSIRRAGGKVTREAGPVKGGSTIIAFVEDPDGYKIELIENKNASNALGS from the coding sequence ATGCGCTTACTTCATACCATGTTACGTGTTGGTTCTCTGCAACGCTCAATTCACTTTTATACTGAAATATTAGGTATGCGTCTATTACGCACAAGTGAAAATCCGCAATATAAATACTCACTTGCCTTCGTCGGTTATGATGATGAAAGTAAAGGGGCTGTGATCGAATTGACCTATAATTGGGGTGTTGAGCATTACGAGATGGGCACCGCCTTTGGTCACATTGCACTAGGGGTTGATAATGTTGCAGATACATGTGATAGCATACGTCGAGCAGGCGGTAAAGTGACGCGTGAAGCTGGGCCAGTCAAAGGCGGCTCAACGATTATTGCATTTGTGGAAGATCCTGATGGCTATAAAATTGAACTGATTGAAAATAAAAATGCCAGTAATGCTTTAGGTAGCTGA
- the slyA gene encoding transcriptional regulator SlyA has translation MESKIGTDLARLVRVWRALIDHRLKPLKLTQTHWVTLYNISQLPPDQSQIQLAKAIGIEQPSLVRTLDQLEEKKLITRHTCVNDRRAKRIKLTEESMPFIKQVDDVIEKTRKEILGGITHDELNTLYSLILKLEQNIIRLHNHS, from the coding sequence TTGGAATCAAAAATAGGAACTGATCTTGCGCGTTTAGTTCGAGTCTGGCGGGCATTGATTGATCATCGTCTGAAACCATTAAAGCTCACCCAAACTCATTGGGTAACCTTATACAACATTAGCCAGCTACCGCCTGATCAATCACAAATTCAATTGGCCAAAGCAATAGGTATTGAACAGCCATCGCTAGTTAGAACCCTCGATCAATTAGAAGAAAAAAAATTGATTACACGTCACACCTGTGTCAACGATAGACGAGCAAAAAGAATTAAATTAACAGAAGAATCGATGCCATTTATTAAACAGGTTGATGATGTAATTGAAAAAACACGAAAGGAGATATTAGGAGGTATTACACATGATGAATTAAATACACTTTATTCATTGATATTAAAACTCGAGCAAAATATTATTCGGTTACATAATCATTCATAA
- a CDS encoding outer membrane lipoprotein, whose translation MLKQVLVGIFTVTALSGCINTGSLSGDTYTASQAKQVQSVTYGTVTRITPVNIQAGGDENIIGALGGAVLGGLLGNTVGGGTGKTLATAAGAIAGGVAGQNVQGALNKTKGVQLEIRLDNGRIISVVQKGDPNSFRIGQRVSIIGSGNSITVSPR comes from the coding sequence ATGTTAAAGCAAGTTCTCGTCGGTATTTTTACAGTTACAGCTTTATCCGGCTGTATAAATACAGGTAGTCTTTCTGGGGACACTTATACCGCTTCACAAGCTAAACAAGTACAAAGCGTAACCTATGGTACAGTTACTCGCATAACCCCGGTTAATATTCAGGCTGGTGGTGACGAAAACATCATAGGTGCACTAGGTGGTGCTGTTCTTGGTGGACTATTGGGTAATACAGTTGGCGGGGGCACAGGAAAAACCCTTGCAACAGCTGCGGGCGCGATCGCAGGCGGTGTTGCCGGTCAAAATGTTCAAGGGGCACTTAACAAAACAAAAGGCGTTCAATTGGAAATTAGGCTAGATAATGGACGCATTATCTCTGTGGTGCAAAAAGGTGATCCAAACAGTTTCCGTATTGGCCAACGTGTATCTATTATAGGAAGTGGAAATAGCATTACTGTTTCACCTCGTTAA
- the pdxH gene encoding pyridoxamine 5'-phosphate oxidase, whose translation MAEKMQLDIANLRREYTQGGLRRKDLTDEPLVLFERWLKQAYEAKLADPTAMCVATVDSDGQPYQRIVLLKHYDKNGLIFYTNLSSRKAQHIAHNNKVSLLFPWYQLERQVCFLGKAEKLSPLEVIKYFHSRPKDSQIAAWVSRQSAKISARSLLENKFLELKQKFKNGEIPLPSFWGGYRVRFDSVEFWQGGTKRLHDRFLYQWQHDHWQIDRLAP comes from the coding sequence ATGGCAGAAAAAATGCAGTTGGATATTGCTAATTTAAGACGGGAATATACTCAAGGGGGCTTAAGGCGTAAAGATTTAACCGACGAGCCATTGGTTTTATTTGAACGCTGGTTAAAACAGGCTTATGAAGCAAAATTAGCCGATCCGACTGCCATGTGTGTTGCTACGGTAGATAGTGATGGACAACCCTATCAACGAATTGTATTACTCAAGCATTATGATAAAAATGGACTCATATTTTATACCAATTTATCTAGTCGCAAGGCACAACATATCGCCCATAACAATAAGGTCAGTTTACTATTTCCTTGGTATCAGTTAGAGCGACAGGTTTGCTTCCTGGGTAAAGCAGAAAAACTTTCTCCACTTGAAGTAATAAAATATTTTCATAGTCGACCAAAAGATAGTCAAATTGCGGCTTGGGTTTCACGGCAATCAGCAAAAATTTCCGCTAGAAGTCTATTAGAAAATAAATTTCTTGAATTAAAACAAAAGTTTAAAAATGGTGAAATTCCTTTACCTAGTTTTTGGGGTGGATATCGAGTCAGATTTGACAGTGTTGAATTTTGGCAAGGTGGCACTAAACGGTTACATGATCGATTTTTATATCAATGGCAACATGATCATTGGCAAATTGATCGCTTGGCGCCTTAA
- the tyrS gene encoding tyrosine--tRNA ligase: MVSKNLIEQLQERGLIAQLTDEKALIEKLSQGSVTLYCGFDPTADSLHLGHLVPLLCLKRFQQMGHQPVALVGGATGLIGDPSFKATERKLNTSETVQQWVEKIRQQVSPFLDFDCGKNSAKVVNNYDWFGQMDVLTFLRDIGKHFSVNQMINKEAVKQRLERDDAGISFTEFSYNLLQSYDFANLCHQHNVELQIGGSDQWGNITSGIDLTRRLHQKQVFGLTVPLITKSDGTKFGKTEAGAVWLDPQKTSPYKFYQFWVNTADADVYRFLKFFTFMPIEEIDALQEEDQNSGKAPRAQYVLAEKVTQLVHGDEGLKAAKRITESLFSDTIAALTAADFAQLAQDGMPMIKLNAEADLQQALVEAKLVPSRGQARTMISSKAVAINGEKCVDPEYIFTAEDRLFGRYSLIRRGKKHYCLINWQ, encoded by the coding sequence ATGGTTAGCAAGAACCTAATTGAACAATTGCAAGAGCGGGGTTTAATTGCCCAACTGACGGATGAAAAGGCATTAATAGAGAAACTATCCCAGGGATCAGTGACGCTCTATTGTGGATTTGATCCAACCGCTGATAGCTTGCACTTAGGGCATTTGGTTCCTTTGCTATGTTTAAAGCGCTTTCAGCAGATGGGTCATCAACCGGTAGCTTTAGTGGGTGGGGCGACAGGTTTAATTGGCGATCCTAGCTTTAAAGCTACTGAGCGTAAATTAAATACGAGTGAAACGGTTCAGCAATGGGTTGAAAAAATCCGTCAACAGGTCTCGCCATTTCTGGATTTTGATTGTGGAAAAAATAGCGCTAAGGTTGTTAATAATTATGACTGGTTTGGTCAAATGGATGTCTTAACCTTTTTGCGCGATATTGGCAAACATTTTTCTGTTAATCAAATGATCAATAAAGAAGCGGTTAAACAACGTCTTGAGCGCGATGATGCAGGTATCTCTTTTACTGAATTCTCCTATAATCTATTGCAATCTTATGATTTTGCTAATCTGTGCCATCAACATAATGTTGAATTACAGATAGGCGGCTCTGATCAATGGGGCAATATTACTTCAGGTATTGATCTAACTCGTCGTCTACATCAAAAACAAGTTTTTGGCCTAACGGTACCACTAATTACTAAATCTGATGGCACTAAATTTGGGAAGACGGAAGCGGGGGCAGTTTGGTTAGATCCACAAAAAACCAGTCCATATAAGTTTTATCAATTCTGGGTGAATACGGCCGATGCGGATGTTTATCGTTTTCTTAAATTTTTTACCTTTATGCCAATTGAAGAAATTGACGCATTGCAAGAAGAAGATCAAAACAGCGGTAAAGCGCCGAGAGCGCAGTATGTATTAGCGGAAAAAGTCACCCAGTTAGTACATGGTGATGAAGGCTTAAAGGCTGCCAAGAGGATCACAGAAAGCCTATTTTCCGATACCATTGCGGCATTAACCGCAGCAGATTTTGCCCAGTTAGCGCAAGATGGCATGCCGATGATCAAACTAAATGCCGAGGCAGATTTACAGCAGGCTTTAGTCGAGGCAAAATTGGTTCCTTCGCGCGGTCAGGCAAGAACGATGATAAGTTCGAAGGCGGTAGCGATTAATGGCGAAAAATGTGTTGATCCTGAATATATTTTTACTGCTGAAGATCGTCTATTTGGTCGCTATTCTTTAATTAGGCGTGGTAAAAAACATTACTGCTTAATTAATTGGCAATAA
- the pdxY gene encoding pyridoxal kinase PdxY gives MKSVLSIQSHVVFGHAGNSASVFPMQRLGIDVWPLNTVQFSNHTQYPQWTGSVMSSEHLTDIVNGIAQIQQLKHCDAVLTGYIGSAEQGKAIVDIVRQIKITNPAAWYFCDPVMGHAEKGCIVAPGVAEFLCHEALPICDIMAPNLLELETLVGKSITNVEQAISAARELCLKGPKTILVKHLSRAGYHANCFEMLLVTKAHSWHISRPLIDFGKQQPVGVGDLTSGLLLVNLLNGKSLPSALEHVAAAVYEVMLKTKAMEKYELQLIAAQDKMVNPTYHFKALQLD, from the coding sequence ATGAAAAGCGTTCTTTCGATTCAGTCGCATGTCGTTTTTGGCCATGCGGGTAATAGCGCCTCGGTTTTTCCCATGCAACGGCTGGGAATTGATGTCTGGCCGCTAAATACTGTTCAATTTTCTAATCATACACAATATCCACAATGGACAGGTAGTGTCATGTCATCTGAACATTTAACGGATATTGTTAACGGTATTGCTCAGATCCAGCAATTAAAACATTGTGATGCGGTTCTCACGGGCTATATTGGTTCCGCTGAACAAGGAAAAGCGATTGTTGATATTGTTAGACAGATAAAAATAACAAATCCGGCGGCTTGGTATTTCTGTGATCCGGTGATGGGACATGCTGAAAAAGGCTGTATTGTTGCCCCAGGGGTAGCAGAATTTTTATGTCATGAAGCTTTACCTATCTGCGACATAATGGCGCCTAACCTGTTAGAGTTGGAAACATTAGTTGGAAAATCAATTACTAATGTGGAACAAGCAATATCAGCGGCGAGAGAATTGTGTCTGAAAGGGCCTAAAACGATTTTGGTAAAACATCTCAGTCGTGCCGGTTATCATGCCAACTGTTTTGAAATGCTATTAGTGACTAAAGCGCATAGCTGGCATATTAGTCGGCCCCTAATTGATTTTGGTAAACAGCAACCGGTCGGGGTTGGCGATTTAACCAGCGGTTTATTGCTAGTCAATTTATTAAACGGTAAATCGCTGCCTAGTGCATTAGAGCACGTAGCAGCCGCGGTTTATGAAGTGATGCTAAAAACCAAAGCCATGGAAAAATATGAATTACAACTGATTGCTGCGCAGGATAAGATGGTAAATCCTACTTATCACTTTAAGGCGCTACAGCTTGATTAA
- the gstA gene encoding glutathione transferase GstA — protein sequence MKLYYSAGACSLAPHIVLRETDLDFSIERVDLKKKCTEKDVDFYTINPKGQVPVLQLDNHDILTENAIILQYIADQAAGSNDKLIAPMGSLQRYHQLELVNYIATELHKGFSPLFSPLTPDNYREIVIKSLITKFSYIENLLAKRKFICGEHFTIADAYLFTINRWATAVNVDLSQYQHLKQYIEEKISPRKSVQEALTTEGLI from the coding sequence ATGAAACTCTATTATTCTGCCGGCGCTTGTTCACTGGCTCCTCACATTGTGTTAAGAGAAACTGACTTAGATTTTAGTATTGAACGGGTTGATTTAAAGAAAAAATGTACCGAGAAAGACGTGGATTTTTATACGATTAATCCTAAAGGCCAGGTACCGGTCTTACAGTTAGATAACCATGATATTTTAACGGAAAATGCGATTATTTTACAATATATTGCCGATCAAGCCGCAGGATCAAATGATAAATTAATTGCACCTATGGGCAGCCTACAACGTTATCATCAGCTAGAATTGGTTAACTATATTGCCACGGAATTACATAAAGGTTTTAGCCCGCTATTTTCACCTTTAACGCCAGATAATTACCGCGAGATAGTGATAAAATCCTTGATCACAAAATTCAGCTATATAGAAAATTTGTTGGCTAAGCGGAAATTTATCTGCGGTGAACACTTTACTATTGCAGATGCTTATCTTTTTACTATCAATCGTTGGGCTACAGCCGTTAATGTGGATCTTAGTCAATATCAACATCTAAAACAGTATATTGAAGAAAAAATTAGCCCACGTAAAAGTGTACAAGAAGCATTAACAACAGAAGGTTTAATCTGA
- a CDS encoding YegP family protein, with the protein MGYYEIKKSSKSTDQPYYFVLKAANHEVIATSEMYKTKAAVQKGIASVQKNGPTKQVKDLTSET; encoded by the coding sequence ATGGGTTACTATGAAATTAAAAAAAGTAGTAAAAGTACTGATCAACCATACTACTTTGTATTAAAAGCCGCTAATCATGAAGTTATTGCCACCAGTGAGATGTATAAAACCAAAGCTGCAGTACAAAAAGGGATTGCTTCAGTACAAAAAAATGGCCCAACCAAACAAGTTAAAGATCTCACCAGCGAAACTTGA
- the fabI gene encoding enoyl-ACP reductase FabI — protein sequence MGFMSGKRILITGLASKLSIAHGIAQAMHQQGAELAFSYQGDKLKSRVEEMANNFGSSIVLPCDVASDESITALFAELAKVWPKFDGFVHSIAYAPADQLDGDYVDAVTREGSRIAHDISSYSFVALAKACRSMLNPNSALVTLTYLGAERAIPNYNIMGLAKASLEANVRYMANAMGPEAIRVNGISAGPIRTLAASGIKDFRKMLSHCESVTPIRRTVTIEDVGNCAAFLCSNLSAGVTGEILHVDGGFSIAAMNELELKA from the coding sequence ATGGGCTTTATGAGCGGCAAGCGCATTCTGATCACTGGTTTAGCCAGTAAACTATCTATTGCTCACGGTATTGCACAAGCAATGCACCAACAAGGCGCTGAACTGGCCTTTAGTTATCAAGGAGATAAGCTGAAATCTCGCGTGGAAGAGATGGCAAACAACTTTGGCTCTAGTATTGTTTTGCCATGTGATGTCGCTTCCGATGAAAGTATCACGGCATTATTTGCCGAGCTGGCAAAAGTATGGCCTAAATTTGATGGTTTTGTCCATTCAATTGCCTATGCACCAGCCGATCAACTTGATGGTGATTATGTTGATGCGGTTACCCGCGAGGGATCTCGCATTGCCCATGACATTAGTTCATATAGCTTTGTTGCGTTGGCAAAAGCTTGCCGAAGTATGTTAAATCCTAATTCTGCTCTGGTCACTCTAACCTATTTGGGTGCTGAACGCGCGATCCCTAACTATAACATTATGGGATTAGCAAAAGCCTCTTTGGAAGCAAATGTTCGTTATATGGCTAACGCAATGGGGCCTGAAGCTATTCGAGTTAACGGTATTTCAGCCGGTCCAATCCGCACATTAGCGGCCTCAGGCATTAAAGATTTTCGTAAAATGCTATCACATTGTGAATCAGTGACCCCGATTCGCCGCACGGTGACGATTGAAGATGTTGGCAATTGTGCCGCTTTTCTCTGTTCTAATTTATCGGCGGGAGTTACCGGTGAAATTCTGCATGTTGATGGTGGATTCAGTATTGCTGCAATGAATGAACTGGAATTAAAGGCCTAA
- the sapF gene encoding putrescine export ABC transporter ATP-binding protein SapF: protein MTTPLLAIKNLTKTFRYRTGLFQTQLLEAVKPLSFTLKSGETLAIIGANGSGKSTLARMLSGVIEPTGGEIFINGHQLNFGDYSYRSQRIRMIFQDPSTSLTPRQRIGQILEIPLILNTSLSVHEREERIEQTLRQVGLLPDHAGYYPHMLAAGQKQRVALARALILQPEIIIADEALASLDMTMRSQIINLMLELQEKQGISYIYVTQHLGMMKHISDKVLVMDNGVVVERGNTAEVLASPLHEVTRRLIASHFGELLSADAWRQDVI, encoded by the coding sequence ATGACAACACCGTTACTGGCAATTAAAAATCTGACTAAAACCTTTCGTTATCGCACCGGGTTATTTCAAACTCAACTGTTAGAAGCAGTAAAGCCGTTAAGTTTTACCCTAAAATCTGGTGAAACCTTGGCTATTATCGGCGCTAACGGATCAGGTAAATCAACCCTAGCCCGCATGTTATCAGGTGTGATTGAACCCACGGGTGGTGAAATTTTTATTAATGGCCATCAGCTTAACTTTGGCGATTATAGTTATCGTAGTCAACGCATACGCATGATATTTCAAGATCCCAGTACTTCTTTAACACCCAGACAACGTATTGGTCAAATTCTTGAAATCCCTTTAATTCTAAATACTTCACTTTCCGTTCACGAACGTGAAGAGCGTATAGAACAGACTCTTCGTCAAGTTGGGCTATTACCTGATCACGCTGGCTATTACCCGCATATGTTAGCCGCGGGTCAAAAACAGCGAGTAGCACTGGCAAGAGCGTTAATTCTTCAACCTGAGATTATTATTGCCGATGAAGCACTGGCGTCCCTAGATATGACAATGCGTTCTCAAATCATTAATTTAATGCTTGAACTACAAGAAAAACAAGGTATTTCCTATATTTATGTTACTCAACATCTTGGTATGATGAAACATATCAGCGATAAAGTGCTGGTGATGGATAATGGCGTTGTGGTCGAAAGAGGTAATACCGCCGAAGTGCTGGCTTCACCCTTACATGAAGTGACCCGACGCTTAATTGCTAGCCACTTTGGTGAACTTTTATCTGCCGATGCCTGGCGACAAGATGTTATCTAG
- the sapD gene encoding putrescine export ABC transporter ATP-binding protein SapD: MPLLDIRNLTIEFMTAKGPVKAVDNVSLQLNEGEIRGLAGESGSGKSLIAKAICGVTKDNLKVTADRFYFLDIDLLKLTARQRRRVIGHNISMIFQEPQSCLDPAENIGKQLIQSIPQWTFKGRWWQRFSWRRRRAIELLHRVGIKDHDDIMYSYPYELTEGECQKVMIAIALANQPRLLIADEPTNAMESTTQAQIFRLLDRLNQNNNMTILLISHDMQMMSKLVDRISVLYCGQTVESATPEELLVRPHHPYTQALIRAVPDFGSPLPHKSRLNTLPGAIPSLEHLPIGCRLGPRCPYAQKTCIITPPLRSIKSRAFACHFPLNMEETP, translated from the coding sequence ATGCCATTATTAGATATCCGTAACCTCACTATCGAATTTATGACTGCGAAAGGGCCAGTAAAAGCTGTCGATAATGTTTCTTTACAATTAAATGAGGGCGAAATTCGCGGCTTAGCTGGCGAATCTGGTTCAGGTAAGAGCTTAATTGCTAAAGCCATTTGTGGCGTTACTAAAGATAATCTAAAAGTGACAGCCGATCGTTTTTATTTTCTTGATATAGATCTGCTAAAACTTACGGCACGGCAGCGGCGCAGAGTGATAGGCCATAATATTTCCATGATTTTTCAAGAGCCTCAATCCTGTTTAGATCCAGCTGAAAATATTGGTAAACAACTCATTCAATCAATACCTCAATGGACTTTTAAAGGCCGGTGGTGGCAACGATTTAGCTGGCGTAGGCGACGCGCAATTGAATTGCTCCATCGTGTCGGAATTAAAGATCACGATGATATTATGTACAGCTATCCTTATGAGCTTACAGAAGGTGAATGTCAGAAAGTGATGATAGCTATTGCGCTGGCAAACCAACCACGATTATTGATTGCAGACGAACCCACCAATGCAATGGAATCCACGACGCAAGCGCAAATATTTCGTCTGCTTGATAGATTAAATCAAAACAATAATATGACAATTCTACTAATTAGTCATGATATGCAAATGATGAGCAAACTGGTTGATCGTATTAGTGTACTCTATTGCGGTCAAACCGTTGAAAGTGCAACTCCTGAAGAGTTATTGGTCCGCCCTCATCATCCTTATACCCAAGCCTTAATACGTGCTGTACCCGATTTTGGCAGCCCACTTCCTCATAAAAGTCGACTAAATACACTACCTGGGGCGATTCCTTCTTTAGAGCACTTGCCGATTGGTTGCCGTCTTGGCCCTCGTTGTCCCTATGCCCAAAAAACGTGTATTATAACCCCGCCGCTACGCAGCATAAAAAGTCGGGCCTTTGCCTGCCATTTTCCTCTTAACATGGAGGAAACACCATGA
- the sapC gene encoding putrescine export ABC transporter permease SapC produces the protein MSSDNFYREQKMPSPIRVVWRFFSNDILAMTGFYGVVFLFVLTLLGNYLAPYTINQQFLGYQLLPPSWSHYGNVAFFLGTDDLGRDILSRLLIGTASTFGSALVITISTTLVGLILGCLAGITHGLKSAILNHVLDTLLSIPSLLLAIIIVAFAGSSLENAMIAIWLALLPRIVRTIYSAVRDELDTEYVLAARLDGASNFYILWYTVLPNITPILVAEITCTLSMAILDMAALGFLDLGARLPTAEWGTMLGDSLELIYVAPWTVFLPGAAIMFSVLFVNLLGDGLHRAINAGVE, from the coding sequence ATGTCTTCAGATAATTTTTATCGCGAACAAAAAATGCCATCGCCAATCCGGGTTGTCTGGCGATTCTTTTCTAATGATATATTGGCAATGACTGGTTTTTATGGTGTTGTTTTTCTCTTCGTTTTGACATTACTTGGCAACTACTTAGCCCCCTATACCATTAACCAACAATTTTTAGGCTACCAGCTACTACCTCCATCCTGGTCACATTATGGTAATGTGGCATTTTTTTTGGGTACTGATGATCTGGGCCGTGATATTTTAAGTCGATTACTTATTGGTACCGCATCTACCTTCGGCTCTGCACTAGTGATCACCATTAGCACGACGTTGGTTGGATTAATATTAGGTTGCTTAGCGGGTATCACTCATGGCTTAAAATCAGCTATTTTAAATCATGTGTTAGATACTCTATTATCCATTCCCTCACTGCTACTGGCGATTATCATTGTTGCTTTTGCCGGTTCAAGCCTTGAAAATGCGATGATTGCAATTTGGCTAGCCTTATTACCAAGAATTGTTAGAACAATCTACAGCGCTGTACGCGATGAACTTGATACAGAATATGTTCTTGCCGCTCGACTTGACGGTGCGTCAAACTTTTATATCCTTTGGTATACCGTATTACCCAATATTACACCTATTTTAGTAGCGGAAATTACTTGCACTCTCTCTATGGCTATTTTGGATATGGCTGCGTTAGGCTTTCTTGATTTAGGCGCAAGATTACCCACTGCTGAATGGGGCACTATGCTCGGTGATAGTTTAGAGTTGATTTATGTGGCACCATGGACGGTTTTTCTTCCTGGTGCAGCCATTATGTTCAGCGTATTGTTTGTTAACTTACTTGGTGATGGCTTACATCGCGCGATTAATGCGGGGGTTGAATAA
- the sapB gene encoding putrescine export ABC transporter permease SapB, with translation MIIYALRRLLLLIITLFLLTLISFSLNYFTADAPLSGLSLWDAYIFYLTSLLHWNFGFSSINGQPISDQLNATFPATMELCFLAFILALMIGIPTGIIAGVWRNKPIDYIIKIFTLIGFSMPIFVLALLFILLFSLKLGWLPVSGRINLLYDLEPVTGFALIDVWLSNSIYRSQMFINLLEHLILPVITLAIAPISEMIRLMKNSTEAVMGENYIKAAATRGLSRITIIKRHVLHNALPPIIPKLGLQFSTMITLAMITELVFNWPGLGRWLVTAIRQNDYSAISAGVMIIGTLVIFVNVISDILGAMMNPSKYKDGYVFR, from the coding sequence GTGATTATTTACGCATTAAGGCGGTTATTGCTATTAATTATTACCTTATTTCTACTGACGCTAATTAGTTTTAGTTTAAACTATTTTACTGCGGATGCTCCCTTAAGTGGACTTTCATTATGGGATGCCTATATTTTTTATTTAACCAGTTTATTACATTGGAATTTTGGTTTTTCCAGTATTAATGGCCAACCCATTAGTGATCAGCTAAATGCCACTTTTCCTGCCACCATGGAATTGTGTTTTTTAGCATTTATCTTAGCTTTAATGATCGGCATTCCAACCGGTATTATTGCTGGTGTTTGGCGAAATAAACCCATTGATTACATTATTAAAATTTTTACCCTTATCGGTTTTTCTATGCCAATTTTTGTGTTGGCTTTATTATTTATCCTGCTTTTTTCATTAAAGTTAGGCTGGTTACCGGTCTCTGGAAGAATTAATTTACTGTATGATCTTGAACCGGTTACTGGTTTTGCCTTAATCGATGTGTGGCTATCTAATTCAATCTATCGTAGTCAAATGTTTATTAATCTCTTAGAACATTTGATTTTACCGGTTATTACATTAGCTATTGCGCCCATTTCGGAAATGATACGTTTAATGAAAAATAGTACTGAAGCCGTTATGGGTGAAAATTATATTAAAGCAGCGGCAACCAGAGGACTATCCCGTATTACTATTATCAAACGCCATGTATTACACAATGCACTTCCCCCCATTATTCCAAAGCTAGGTTTGCAATTTTCTACTATGATCACACTAGCGATGATCACTGAGCTTGTCTTTAATTGGCCAGGATTGGGGCGTTGGTTAGTAACGGCGATTCGGCAAAATGATTACTCAGCGATTTCTGCTGGCGTAATGATTATTGGTACTTTAGTTATTTTCGTTAATGTCATATCGGATATTTTAGGCGCTATGATGAACCCTTCTAAATATAAGGATGGGTATGTCTTCAGATAA